A stretch of Orientia tsutsugamushi DNA encodes these proteins:
- a CDS encoding TraB/VirB10 family protein, with amino-acid sequence MEQDNSDNNNTKEEDLELNDKPKAESVRPNSKLSELTNIIRRKPVIALTFISITIMVVSYFLSESGKTKESIIFIENRESREAISGIEQAVDLRAKWTEEILNEVKTLKDRFESVIESRYLETTAQINNFNQKLEILENQPKQLLYNNDSDEFSADLNHHISNSPHDNKTEQAPVVVKPYVNLRRAESEQKKNVENYVTSGSSARAVLLIEVVVGTGTNSSSSPEPIVLQLLDTAILYDEYKTDQIKKAILIGSCNGEISSERAKCRIETLSVVNNQGDIIEKKVEGWLIGEDGRSGIKGIVVDKSSKVVRMAALNGVFSNIAKFLQAKAIKPDMTTASTLNIMTPG; translated from the coding sequence GTGGAACAGGACAATTCAGACAATAATAATACAAAAGAAGAAGATTTAGAGCTAAATGATAAACCAAAGGCTGAATCTGTTAGGCCTAATAGCAAGTTATCAGAATTAACAAATATCATTCGTAGAAAGCCAGTAATTGCCTTAACTTTTATAAGCATCACAATAATGGTTGTTTCATATTTTTTATCTGAAAGTGGTAAAACGAAAGAATCTATAATTTTTATTGAAAATCGTGAGTCAAGAGAAGCGATTTCTGGAATAGAACAAGCTGTAGATTTGAGAGCAAAATGGACAGAAGAAATACTTAATGAAGTCAAAACATTAAAAGATAGATTTGAAAGTGTAATAGAAAGCAGATATTTAGAAACTACAGCCCAAATTAATAATTTTAACCAAAAACTTGAGATATTGGAGAATCAGCCTAAGCAACTTCTATATAATAATGATAGTGATGAGTTCAGTGCTGATCTTAATCATCATATTTCAAATTCACCACATGATAACAAAACAGAGCAAGCTCCTGTAGTAGTAAAGCCTTATGTAAATCTTAGGAGAGCTGAATCTGAGCAAAAAAAAAATGTTGAGAACTATGTTACTAGCGGTAGTTCTGCTAGAGCTGTCCTGCTTATTGAAGTCGTTGTAGGCACAGGAACAAACAGCTCTTCATCACCAGAACCAATTGTTCTGCAGCTATTAGATACAGCTATTCTTTATGATGAATATAAAACTGATCAAATCAAAAAGGCGATTTTAATTGGATCATGTAATGGAGAGATTTCCTCAGAGAGAGCTAAATGTCGCATCGAAACTCTTTCAGTAGTCAATAACCAAGGAGATATTATCGAGAAAAAGGTGGAAGGCTGGTTGATAGGTGAAGATGGACGTTCTGGAATTAAAGGAATCGTGGTAGATAAATCGTCTAAAGTAGTAAGAATGGCTGCATTAAATGGAGTATTTAGCAATATTGCTAAGTTTCTGCAAGCTAAGGCTATTAAACCTGATATGACAACAGCTTCAACGTTAAATATAATGACTCCAGGTTAG
- a CDS encoding conjugal transfer protein TraB, translated as MSQVIVVASGRVIDVVFKKGFDLLEHKKKPHNLTYSQSTNNEKVNLHNKFDQSQKLEEYL; from the coding sequence ATGAGCCAAGTCATTGTTGTTGCCTCAGGTAGAGTCATCGATGTTGTATTTAAAAAAGGTTTTGACTTACTTGAGCACAAGAAGAAGCCGCATAATTTAACTTATTCACAATCAACTAACAATGAAAAAGTTAATTTGCATAATAAATTCGATCAATCACAAAAGTTAGAGGAGTATTTATAA
- a CDS encoding TraC family protein, whose translation MLTSRRKNQKNILLIYLNQNRVKVNASIHKDFDRERFSKHFVYESYDDETQLFFNRGSIGFVLLAWPLAEASVSAQNEIAEFLKSDENLPGESSLQVLMLDSNNIENFLSNWQSYRKGEIFIELANKRTEFLRDQAQKIGSIKDVVLLISVTIPNLNANIDDMIRRRDALKDTFRSIGLSTENVNAQQLLKFLRVIFGWPEEEHSNINQYEILSEQILSGDFSLFENDDCVNVNDDQIFISLEARKRPAEWKISAMDLFLGNEMRRDEYIKSNFLIHFGLQILPNQAMERTAAITKREALERNINAGMGKFFPDIQQEAADLAGVVAALQSGDRVVNIHFNVIMFDKTKKAKQSASAFCSMLRRSGWYFVPCKYDHVAVLLAALPMQLVEQGPKGILGQKTSGVGVALSSLGRGIKTVSVESKVLLPIIGEWKGDLSSPGMLLAGRRGQIMYWSPFGGALLPALNKNAAAPNENFNLCIAGVPGSGKSVFMQELMLSVLGVGGKVFVLDYGRSFKRTCLILGGRYIEFDMKNPVSINPFSEVPEDDSAKSIEARSDFLSNFPSILATMAAPQYGTSDLQQPMLQRALISVWQKKGAKAEITDIADWLSNREESYAKELGNMLFPFTKDGQHGRFFSGKAQLSLNSDIVVIETDHLRSVPELLAVIVQIMIVHINQTMVKGDRSRPFLIMIDEAWNLLAGKRSGEFIEEAGRIARKYNGSIALATQQLTDYFRQEGSASEKGI comes from the coding sequence TTGTTAACAAGTCGCAGAAAAAACCAAAAAAATATCTTATTAATTTATTTAAATCAAAACAGAGTCAAGGTGAACGCAAGCATACATAAGGATTTTGATCGAGAAAGATTTTCTAAACACTTTGTCTATGAATCATATGATGATGAGACTCAGCTATTCTTTAATCGTGGTTCAATAGGTTTTGTATTGCTTGCATGGCCATTGGCTGAAGCTAGTGTTTCTGCTCAAAATGAAATTGCTGAATTTCTGAAAAGCGATGAAAATTTACCTGGTGAAAGTAGCCTTCAAGTCTTGATGCTTGATAGTAATAATATAGAGAATTTTTTAAGCAACTGGCAGTCATATCGTAAAGGAGAGATATTTATTGAGTTAGCTAATAAAAGAACAGAATTTTTACGTGATCAAGCTCAAAAAATAGGTTCTATAAAGGATGTAGTATTGTTAATTTCAGTTACTATACCTAATTTAAATGCAAATATCGATGATATGATTCGCAGACGAGATGCTTTAAAAGATACGTTTAGGTCCATTGGATTAAGTACTGAAAATGTGAATGCACAGCAATTATTAAAGTTTTTGAGAGTAATATTTGGCTGGCCTGAAGAAGAACATTCAAATATTAACCAGTATGAAATATTGTCTGAACAAATTCTAAGTGGAGATTTTTCGTTATTTGAGAATGATGATTGTGTAAATGTAAATGATGATCAAATATTTATCAGTCTAGAAGCAAGAAAGAGGCCTGCAGAGTGGAAAATATCTGCTATGGATCTGTTTTTAGGCAATGAAATGCGTCGTGATGAATATATAAAATCAAATTTCCTGATTCATTTTGGTCTGCAAATTTTACCAAATCAAGCAATGGAAAGGACTGCTGCCATAACTAAAAGAGAGGCACTAGAAAGAAATATTAATGCAGGAATGGGCAAATTTTTTCCTGACATACAGCAAGAAGCTGCTGATTTAGCCGGTGTAGTGGCTGCTCTACAGAGCGGTGATAGAGTTGTTAATATTCACTTCAATGTTATCATGTTTGATAAAACAAAGAAAGCTAAGCAATCTGCATCGGCTTTTTGTTCGATGTTAAGACGCAGTGGATGGTATTTTGTTCCATGCAAATATGATCATGTAGCCGTGTTATTAGCAGCCTTACCAATGCAGTTAGTCGAGCAAGGCCCAAAAGGTATATTGGGTCAAAAAACATCAGGAGTTGGAGTAGCGCTTTCTAGCTTAGGTAGAGGCATAAAAACTGTTTCTGTAGAGAGTAAAGTATTATTACCAATAATCGGTGAATGGAAAGGTGATTTAAGTTCTCCAGGTATGTTGCTAGCTGGAAGACGAGGTCAAATAATGTACTGGTCTCCTTTTGGTGGAGCTTTATTACCTGCATTAAATAAGAATGCAGCAGCTCCAAATGAGAACTTTAACCTTTGTATAGCTGGAGTTCCAGGCTCTGGAAAATCTGTTTTCATGCAAGAATTAATGCTATCTGTTCTAGGAGTTGGTGGTAAAGTTTTTGTTCTTGATTACGGAAGATCGTTTAAGCGTACATGCTTGATTCTAGGTGGTAGATACATAGAATTCGACATGAAAAATCCTGTATCAATTAATCCATTTTCAGAGGTGCCAGAGGATGACAGCGCAAAGTCTATAGAAGCTAGATCGGATTTTTTATCTAACTTTCCATCCATTTTAGCTACTATGGCTGCTCCACAGTATGGAACAAGCGATTTACAACAACCAATGCTACAGAGGGCTTTGATATCAGTCTGGCAAAAAAAGGGAGCTAAAGCTGAAATTACCGATATTGCAGACTGGTTATCAAATAGAGAAGAATCATATGCTAAAGAGCTTGGAAATATGCTCTTTCCTTTTACTAAAGATGGTCAACATGGAAGATTTTTTAGTGGTAAGGCGCAATTATCCTTGAATTCAGACATAGTAGTGATTGAAACAGATCATCTACGCTCTGTACCAGAGCTGTTAGCTGTGATTGTACAGATTATGATTGTTCATATTAATCAAACAATGGTTAAGGGAGATAGAAGTAGACCATTTTTAATTATGATAGATGAAGCTTGGAATCTCTTAGCTGGAAAGCGTTCAGGAGAGTTTATTGAAGAAGCTGGAAGAATAGCTCGAAAATATAATGGATCGATTGCTTTAGCTACTCAGCAACTCACGGATTACTTTCGTCAAGAGGGTTCAGCGTCTGAAAAAGGCATTTGA
- a CDS encoding IS5 family transposase (programmed frameshift) has product MKVTFLKMVDILRKADGLKKSKGGRKNKLNLEEQLLMVLEYLREYRTYFHIGQNYGISESSAYKAVKWVEDTLVKHPNFAFPGRKALMKSDMNYEVVLIDATESPIERPKKKQKFYYSGKKKMHTLKTQIVVDKKTHQVICTDFSNGKKHDFRLFKKSKILIHPEVKAITNTGYQGIQKIHNNSELPKKKSKKNPLTKNDKKNNRRLAGERVVNENVVGMLKRFKIIADKYRNKRKRFGLRFNLISGIYNFELR; this is encoded by the exons ATGAAGGTAACATTTTTAAAGATGGTGGATATTTTGAGGAAAGCTGATGGTCTTAAGAAATCAAAAGGTGGACGTAAAAATAAGCTCAATTTGGAGGAACAGTTGCTGATGGTGTTAGAATACCTTAGAGAATACCGTACTTATTTCCATATAGGTCAGAACTATGGAATTAGTGAAAGTTCAGCATATAAAGCTGTAAAATGGGTAGAAGACACCCTAGTTAAACACCCAAACTTTGCTTTTCCAGGCCGTAAAGCTTTAATGAAGAGTGATATGAATTATGAAGTAGTCTTGATTGATGCTACTGAGAGTCCTATAGAAAGACCTA AAAAAAAACAAAAATTCTATTATTCAGGAAAGAAGAAAATGCATACACTAAAAACTCAAATAGTGGTAGACAAGAAAACGCATCAAGTAATATGTACAGATTTTTCTAACGGTAAAAAACATGACTTTAGATTATTTAAGAAATCCAAAATTCTTATTCATCCTGAAGTTAAAGCGATTACTAACACAGGATATCAAGGTATACAAAAAATTCACAATAATTCTGAATTACCAAAGAAAAAAAGCAAGAAAAATCCTTTAACTAAAAATGATAAAAAGAATAATCGTAGGTTAGCAGGAGAAAGAGTTGTCAATGAAAACGTTGTTGGTATGCTAAAACGGTTCAAAATTATTGCTGACAAATATCGAAATAAACGTAAAAGATTCGGTCTTAGATTTAATTTGATCTCTGGCATTTATAATTTTGAACTACGTTAA
- the traU gene encoding conjugal transfer pilus assembly protein TraU, whose protein sequence is MKELVILFAIIMSITANNCYAAAGCVGRFVNPITDVCWKCLFPITIAGFKVVSSSMPDTNASGRLICLCPKPGIPVPIPGIPVGFWEPVRLVDVTKSPMCMVSLGGLSFGSPTQKGMKDEAEGSAFYHIHWYVYSMIYWLEILLDFICLEMAAVDIAYLTEFDPLWSDDAKSAILNPETLLFQNVAAYQACIADCMSCSAGLLASDYAFWCAECQGMLYPFIETAAAHNGGVGTSVLMVSKFMARMHRQLMLWGYYGYKGLCGKYPMPIMKKSQYRLQMTYSIPETKSCKSIGQTEATWQAGREFPVNGEDFGYLIWRKRDCCLL, encoded by the coding sequence GTGAAGGAACTGGTAATTTTGTTTGCGATAATAATGTCTATAACAGCTAATAACTGTTATGCAGCTGCTGGATGTGTTGGACGATTTGTAAATCCCATAACAGATGTATGTTGGAAGTGCTTGTTTCCAATTACTATAGCTGGATTTAAGGTAGTTAGTAGTTCAATGCCTGATACTAATGCTTCTGGTAGACTTATATGCCTTTGTCCAAAACCAGGGATTCCAGTGCCTATACCTGGTATTCCGGTAGGATTTTGGGAGCCAGTACGCCTTGTAGATGTTACGAAATCACCAATGTGTATGGTAAGTCTTGGTGGTTTGTCATTTGGAAGCCCTACTCAAAAAGGCATGAAAGATGAGGCTGAAGGAAGTGCTTTTTATCACATTCATTGGTATGTCTACTCAATGATTTATTGGCTGGAAATTTTGCTTGATTTTATTTGTCTGGAAATGGCTGCAGTCGATATAGCATATTTAACAGAGTTTGATCCATTATGGAGCGATGATGCTAAATCTGCGATTTTAAATCCAGAAACGCTGTTGTTTCAAAATGTAGCTGCTTATCAAGCATGTATAGCTGATTGCATGAGTTGTAGCGCTGGTTTATTAGCAAGCGATTATGCTTTTTGGTGTGCCGAATGTCAAGGAATGCTTTACCCTTTTATTGAAACTGCTGCTGCTCATAATGGTGGAGTTGGAACATCTGTATTAATGGTAAGTAAGTTTATGGCTAGAATGCATAGGCAACTGATGTTATGGGGATATTATGGTTATAAAGGCCTATGTGGCAAGTATCCTATGCCTATCATGAAGAAAAGTCAGTATCGACTACAAATGACTTATTCAATTCCAGAAACAAAATCCTGCAAGAGCATAGGTCAAACAGAAGCTACATGGCAAGCTGGTAGAGAATTTCCAGTTAATGGTGAAGATTTTGGTTACTTGATTTGGCGAAAAAGAGATTGCTGTTTGCTTTGA
- the traN gene encoding conjugal transfer protein TraN, with protein sequence MKQLIVLVLIILNINCCLASMQSSYNEASNYNVNLGNSSNTQELFHQGSNVNYPNNDEDLTYHGRNQLGTESGAMLFQAENSKNNALTQHNINDQNYMIANSMRIESDPLSALDSSNFVTQTSTTNTEIIQSCTEGSKFNIELIRELNVECKLENVWLPWQSRQMEFATEEIKENHSNWINSRSDVYDDELDAQVYCLADDPEAIVKQMKWAIANRLGASIHHVGRNLLLEVNEKICILHYDYRDKTQELRKVAEYWKVLNPELEQLTESNECYEVNRINYDGGDRVFFDKFKVNRPYWKQKIVFSCTSDPKDGCKHLKIQNCELKNSTCKKSVANICLLWQHDYSCSTEKQTMLRSSLRNNSIFCLGGNCNTPTIIPNRDIAKVAHLAMLNQMSKDIKTNPVSVFSGKHRKCKKDVFSFLNCCSSMTGWGRDIGLSQCKSKEQELALYRKKGYCYYIGTYCSSRIPILGICLARKSTYCCFQSKLARIFQEEARKQLKIDFGTPECPNCRGLTVKELQKVDFTKINMDELFGDILTKAQNSMNKDIISGIKDKVHRIQQIQHY encoded by the coding sequence ATGAAGCAACTTATAGTACTAGTTTTGATAATATTGAACATCAATTGTTGTTTAGCTTCAATGCAAAGCAGTTATAATGAAGCTAGCAACTATAATGTAAATCTTGGAAATTCTTCAAATACACAAGAATTATTTCATCAAGGTAGTAATGTCAATTATCCTAATAATGATGAGGATTTAACCTATCATGGCCGTAATCAGCTTGGTACAGAAAGTGGGGCAATGTTATTTCAAGCTGAAAACAGTAAAAACAATGCCTTAACTCAACATAATATCAACGATCAAAATTATATGATAGCTAATTCAATGAGAATTGAATCTGATCCTTTAAGTGCCCTTGATAGCAGTAACTTCGTAACTCAGACAAGTACAACTAATACTGAAATCATTCAAAGTTGTACTGAAGGCAGTAAGTTCAATATTGAACTTATTCGAGAATTAAACGTTGAGTGCAAATTAGAGAATGTATGGCTTCCATGGCAAAGCCGGCAAATGGAATTTGCAACAGAAGAAATAAAGGAGAATCATAGTAATTGGATTAATAGTCGTAGCGATGTCTATGATGATGAATTAGATGCGCAAGTATACTGCCTAGCAGATGATCCCGAAGCAATTGTAAAACAAATGAAATGGGCTATTGCTAATAGGCTTGGTGCATCTATACACCATGTTGGTAGAAATTTGTTATTAGAAGTAAATGAAAAAATATGTATACTTCACTATGACTACAGAGATAAGACTCAAGAACTAAGGAAAGTAGCAGAATATTGGAAAGTTTTAAACCCTGAACTTGAGCAATTAACAGAAAGTAACGAATGCTATGAGGTCAATAGAATCAACTATGATGGTGGTGATAGAGTATTTTTTGACAAGTTTAAAGTCAATCGTCCATATTGGAAACAAAAGATTGTTTTTTCTTGTACTAGCGATCCAAAAGATGGTTGCAAACACCTTAAAATTCAAAATTGCGAATTAAAAAACAGCACTTGCAAAAAATCAGTAGCAAATATTTGTTTACTATGGCAGCACGATTATAGCTGTTCAACTGAGAAGCAAACAATGCTACGCTCATCATTGCGTAATAACTCGATCTTTTGTTTAGGAGGTAATTGCAACACTCCAACTATTATACCAAACAGGGATATAGCTAAAGTAGCTCATCTAGCGATGCTAAATCAGATGAGCAAAGACATTAAAACAAATCCCGTTTCTGTATTTTCAGGTAAACATCGAAAATGCAAAAAAGATGTATTTAGTTTTTTGAATTGCTGCTCTTCAATGACTGGCTGGGGGCGTGATATAGGCTTATCACAATGCAAATCTAAAGAACAAGAATTAGCTCTATATAGAAAAAAAGGTTACTGCTATTACATTGGAACCTACTGTTCTTCAAGAATTCCAATATTAGGTATTTGCTTAGCTAGAAAGTCTACTTATTGCTGCTTTCAGTCAAAACTTGCAAGAATTTTTCAGGAAGAAGCAAGAAAACAGCTAAAAATAGACTTTGGAACACCTGAATGTCCAAATTGTAGAGGCCTTACTGTTAAGGAATTACAAAAAGTTGATTTCACTAAAATCAATATGGACGAACTATTTGGTGATATACTCACTAAGGCTCAAAACAGCATGAACAAAGACATTATTTCAGGCATCAAAGATAAAGTTCATCGTATACAACAAATACAACATTATTGA
- the trbC gene encoding type-F conjugative transfer system pilin assembly protein TrbC — protein sequence MVIRVMMLMVLLFVNNANAFFLDKQKTFIFVSFSMSDEALKSYFAESQKSGARLVMRGLINNSFTQTKNKTMELDISFDIDPSLFEKYKVDVVPVIVIDDEKRGLTKKLTGHIPLATALEIMNENTP from the coding sequence ATGGTTATACGAGTAATGATGTTGATGGTTTTATTATTTGTTAATAATGCTAATGCTTTTTTTTTGGACAAGCAAAAAACTTTTATTTTTGTCTCATTTTCAATGAGTGATGAGGCTTTAAAAAGCTATTTTGCTGAATCTCAAAAGTCTGGAGCTCGATTAGTTATGCGTGGGTTAATTAATAACTCATTTACACAAACAAAGAATAAAACTATGGAGCTTGATATTAGCTTCGATATAGATCCTAGCTTGTTTGAGAAATATAAGGTTGATGTTGTACCAGTGATAGTAATAGATGATGAAAAAAGAGGATTAACCAAGAAATTAACTGGCCATATTCCTTTAGCAACAGCATTAGAAATTATGAATGAGAATACTCCATGA
- the trbC gene encoding type-F conjugative transfer system pilin assembly protein TrbC produces MVIRVMMLMVLLFVNNANAFFLDQQKTFIFVSFSMSDEALKSYFAESQKAGAQLVMRGLINNSFIQTKNKTMELGISFDIDPSLFEKYKVDVVPVIVIDDEKRGLTKKLTGHIPLATALEIMNENTQ; encoded by the coding sequence ATGGTTATACGAGTAATGATGTTGATGGTTTTATTATTTGTTAATAATGCTAATGCTTTTTTTTTGGATCAGCAAAAAACTTTTATTTTTGTCTCATTTTCAATGAGTGATGAGGCTTTAAAAAGCTATTTTGCTGAATCTCAAAAGGCTGGAGCTCAATTAGTGATGCGTGGGTTAATTAATAACTCATTTATACAAACAAAGAATAAAACTATGGAGCTTGGTATTAGCTTCGATATAGATCCTAGCTTGTTTGAGAAATATAAGGTTGATGTTGTACCAGTGATAGTAATAGATGATGAAAAAAGAGGATTAACCAAGAAATTAACTGGCCACATTCCTTTAGCAACCGCATTAGAAATTATGAATGAGAATACTCAATGA
- the traN gene encoding conjugal transfer protein TraN: MRLLSILTLITLNISSCIASMQSSYNEASNYNVNLGNSSNTQELFHQGSNVNYPNNDEDLTYHGRNQLGTESGAMLFQAENSKNNALTQHNINDQNYMIANSMRIESDPLSALDSSNFVTQTSTTNTEIIQSCTEGSKFNIELIRELNVECRLENVWLPWQNRQMEFATEKIKENHSNWLKSRSDVYDESGAQIYCLVDDPEAIERQMKWAIVNRLGVPTQHIGRNFLLEVNEKICILHYDYRDKTQELRKVAEYWKVLNPELEQLTESNECYEVNRINYDGGDRVFFDKFKVNRPYWKQKIVFSCTSDPKDGCKHLKIQNCELKNSTCQKSVANICLLWQHDYSCSTEKQTMLHSSLRNNSIFCLGGNCNTPTIIPNRDIAKVAHLAMLNQMSKDIKTNPVSVFSGKHRKCKKDVFSFLNCCSSMTGWGRDIGLSQCKSKEQELALYRKKGYCYYIGTYCSSRIPILGICLARKSTYCCFQSKLARIFQEEARKQLKIDFGTPECPNCRGLTVKELQKVDFTKINMDELFGDILTKAQNSMNKDIIAGIKDKVHRMQQSRY; the protein is encoded by the coding sequence ATGAGATTATTATCTATATTAACTTTAATAACGCTCAATATTAGCAGTTGTATAGCTTCAATGCAAAGCAGTTATAATGAAGCTAGCAACTATAATGTAAATCTTGGAAATTCTTCAAATACACAAGAATTATTTCATCAAGGTAGTAATGTCAATTATCCTAATAATGATGAGGATTTAACCTATCATGGCCGTAATCAGCTTGGTACAGAAAGTGGGGCAATGTTATTTCAAGCTGAAAACAGTAAAAACAATGCCTTAACTCAACATAATATCAACGATCAAAATTATATGATAGCTAATTCAATGAGAATTGAATCTGATCCTTTAAGTGCCCTTGATAGCAGTAACTTCGTAACTCAGACAAGTACAACTAATACTGAAATTATTCAAAGTTGTACTGAAGGCAGTAAGTTCAATATTGAACTTATTCGAGAATTAAATGTTGAGTGCAGATTAGAGAATGTATGGCTTCCATGGCAAAACCGGCAAATGGAATTTGCAACAGAAAAAATAAAGGAGAATCATAGTAATTGGCTTAAGAGTCGTAGCGATGTCTATGATGAATCAGGTGCGCAAATATACTGCCTAGTAGATGATCCCGAAGCAATTGAAAGACAAATGAAATGGGCTATTGTTAATAGGCTCGGTGTACCTACACAGCATATTGGTAGAAATTTTTTATTAGAAGTAAATGAAAAAATATGTATACTTCACTATGACTACAGAGATAAGACTCAAGAACTAAGGAAAGTAGCAGAATATTGGAAAGTTTTAAACCCTGAACTTGAGCAATTAACAGAAAGTAACGAATGCTATGAGGTCAATAGAATCAACTATGATGGTGGTGATAGAGTATTTTTTGACAAGTTTAAAGTCAATCGTCCATATTGGAAACAAAAGATTGTTTTTTCTTGTACTAGCGATCCAAAAGATGGTTGCAAACACCTTAAAATACAAAATTGTGAATTAAAAAACAGCACTTGCCAAAAATCGGTAGCAAATATTTGTTTACTCTGGCAGCACGATTATAGCTGTTCAACTGAGAAGCAAACAATGCTACACTCATCGTTGCGTAATAACTCGATCTTTTGTTTAGGAGGTAATTGCAACACTCCGACTATTATACCAAACAGGGATATAGCTAAAGTAGCTCATCTAGCAATGCTAAATCAGATGAGCAAGGACATTAAAACAAATCCCGTTTCTGTATTTTCAGGTAAACATCGCAAATGCAAAAAAGATGTATTTAGTTTTTTGAATTGCTGCTCTTCAATGACTGGCTGGGGGCGTGATATAGGCTTATCGCAATGCAAGTCTAAGGAACAAGAATTAGCTCTATATAGAAAAAAAGGTTACTGCTACTATATTGGAACCTACTGTTCTTCAAGAATTCCGATATTAGGTATTTGCTTAGCTAGAAAGTCTACTTACTGCTGCTTTCAGTCGAAACTTGCTAGAATTTTTCAGGAAGAAGCAAGAAAACAGCTAAAAATAGACTTTGGTACACCTGAATGTCCAAATTGTAGAGGCCTTACTGTTAAGGAATTACAAAAAGTTGATTTCACTAAAATCAATATGGACGAACTATTTGGTGATATACTCACTAAGGCTCAAAACAGCATGAACAAAGACATTATTGCAGGAATCAAAGATAAAGTTCATCGTATGCAACAAAGTCGTTATTAA
- a CDS encoding ankyrin repeat domain-containing protein produces the protein MNNNDLLLEFRHASAEGNVERVKQLLAQYNAGDIINALYGIGFTLHEAVINDDINLVRLMLDSGADPNEQRGYGATPLHVAIWYNRVDIIYLLLDKNANINAQNRDGRTPLHVAACHGMNDIIMQILPNSVANINLQDDYGKTLLHFAARSGSKDLVEFLCNRN, from the coding sequence ATGAATAATAATGATTTATTGCTTGAATTCCGTCATGCCTCCGCAGAGGGTAATGTAGAAAGGGTAAAGCAGCTTCTAGCACAATATAATGCTGGTGACATTATCAATGCATTATATGGTATTGGGTTTACTTTACATGAGGCTGTTATAAATGATGATATAAATCTAGTGAGGCTTATGTTAGATAGTGGAGCTGATCCAAATGAGCAAAGAGGTTATGGTGCCACCCCTTTACATGTTGCTATCTGGTATAACCGTGTAGATATAATATATCTTTTATTGGATAAAAATGCTAATATTAATGCACAAAATAGGGATGGTAGGACTCCTCTACATGTCGCTGCTTGCCATGGTATGAATGATATAATAATGCAGATTCTGCCTAATAGTGTAGCTAATATTAATTTACAAGATGATTATGGTAAAACTCTTTTACACTTTGCTGCTCGAAGTGGCAGCAAAGATCTAGTAGAGTTTTTGTGTAATAGGAACTAG
- a CDS encoding tyrosine-type recombinase/integrase: MLATLRTIFNKAKKWGLIENNPTLGIELHKLQARERRLSYDEIGRFLQVLCGEKNTLIRDFALLGLYTGARKSNVLEMEWDNIDFVRKIWHIPKTKNGKAQNIPLTNEMIKILQARKLTSTSKWVLPSDNSKSGHLEQPYEAWNRICKKACIKNFKIHDLRRTFASCLSDIGAGHYIIRAALNHINFESTSDYSIVSTELLREYMSKVTQMISGYMQSYNIL, from the coding sequence TTGCTAGCAACCTTACGCACTATATTTAATAAGGCAAAAAAATGGGGATTAATAGAAAACAATCCTACTCTAGGGATAGAGCTGCATAAACTGCAAGCAAGAGAAAGACGTCTAAGTTACGATGAAATTGGTAGATTTTTACAAGTATTATGTGGAGAAAAAAATACGTTGATAAGAGATTTTGCATTATTAGGGTTATATACTGGAGCTAGAAAAAGTAATGTGTTGGAGATGGAATGGGACAATATAGATTTTGTAAGAAAAATATGGCATATACCAAAAACTAAGAACGGAAAGGCGCAAAATATACCATTAACAAATGAGATGATAAAAATATTGCAAGCAAGGAAATTAACATCTACAAGTAAATGGGTGCTACCAAGTGATAATAGCAAAAGCGGACACTTAGAACAGCCATATGAAGCATGGAATAGGATTTGTAAAAAGGCTTGCATAAAAAATTTCAAGATACACGATCTAAGAAGGACGTTTGCAAGTTGTCTGTCAGATATAGGTGCAGGTCATTATATAATTCGTGCAGCATTGAATCATATTAATTTTGAATCAACAAGTGATTATAGTATAGTTAGTACAGAGTTACTAAGAGAGTATATGTCTAAGGTTACACAAATGATTAGTGGATATATGCAAAGTTATAATATTTTATAA